One genomic window of Paenibacillus xylanilyticus includes the following:
- a CDS encoding globin-coupled sensor protein: MSITAARQKQLDYIGLTRADLQLLADHRPVFQKVVHDVVDHFYNHVGGYPELAEMITRFSSIERLKETQQMYWLSMTDGIVDDAYIEQRIAIGLVHSRIGLSEDYYLGTYMVYLDIATSIFQQVIPDSWHRVIQALSKMFNLDAQLVLEAYEKKEKEKLHQLAAEQEHTLTAITQITQQLTGMICELNENAQAISDVARETAASQDQAHELLEALTDEIHQIGKMGELIREISEQSHLVGLNAAIEAAHAGEFGRGFEVVASEVRKLAANSREAQGKIQANLEQIMRKLGSVQQESQHTSQGARRQASRSEELAVFATTMEKLALDLRKLDRQE, from the coding sequence ATGAGTATTACTGCAGCAAGACAAAAGCAACTCGATTATATTGGACTCACCAGAGCGGATCTGCAATTGCTTGCCGACCACAGGCCGGTATTCCAGAAGGTTGTACATGACGTGGTGGATCACTTCTATAATCATGTCGGAGGTTATCCTGAACTCGCTGAGATGATTACACGGTTTTCTTCCATTGAACGGCTGAAAGAAACGCAGCAAATGTACTGGCTGTCCATGACGGACGGCATAGTGGACGACGCTTATATTGAACAGCGTATTGCGATTGGATTGGTACATTCACGCATTGGATTATCGGAAGATTATTATCTGGGGACATATATGGTTTATCTCGATATTGCAACAAGCATCTTTCAGCAAGTCATCCCTGATTCCTGGCATCGTGTGATTCAGGCGCTGAGCAAAATGTTTAATCTCGACGCCCAGCTTGTCCTTGAAGCTTATGAAAAGAAGGAAAAGGAAAAGCTGCACCAGCTTGCTGCAGAACAAGAGCATACTTTGACGGCCATTACGCAGATTACTCAGCAACTTACGGGAATGATCTGTGAATTGAATGAGAATGCCCAGGCTATTTCGGACGTCGCGAGAGAAACCGCTGCCTCGCAGGATCAAGCTCATGAATTGCTGGAGGCCTTAACAGATGAGATCCATCAGATCGGCAAGATGGGAGAACTCATTCGTGAAATTTCGGAGCAAAGTCATCTGGTCGGCTTGAATGCAGCCATCGAAGCTGCACATGCAGGTGAATTTGGCCGGGGGTTCGAGGTTGTTGCAAGTGAAGTCCGGAAGCTTGCCGCCAATTCCCGTGAGGCGCAGGGAAAGATCCAGGCCAATCTCGAACAGATTATGAGGAAGCTTGGAAGTGTACAGCAAGAGTCGCAGCACACATCTCAAGGAGCGAGACGCCAAGCTTCACGTTCGGAGGAACTTGCGGTATTTGCAACCACGATGGAAAAACTCGCACTGGATCTGAGAAAACTGGACAGGCAAGAATAG
- a CDS encoding LacI family DNA-binding transcriptional regulator, producing the protein MASIHDVAKEAGVSVATVSKVLNDYPDVSDKTRKKVNIAIELLKYQPNVVARGLVKRRSWTVGVLLTVPFTNPFVSELLEGIKTALENSGYDLVRLSTRFDDPGYSFIKHCRSRNVDGVVVFGEGRDNKSIEELVQAEIPTMFIDTDLFGKRAGYITTDNSNAIAMSVKHLHELGHRKIAYISGTLGPAVANLRLEGYREGLRECGIPYSTVYLEVCDYSFEEGGKAARRLLALKDQPTGIVCASDMAAFGAIHEIEKHGLSVPEDISVVGFDNTYYAQVFKPGLTTINQNIYSIGIKSIEYLIAMIENPDYSPPVITEPSNLVVRQTTAPVKG; encoded by the coding sequence GTGGCTTCTATCCATGATGTGGCCAAAGAAGCGGGCGTATCTGTTGCAACCGTTTCCAAAGTGCTGAACGATTATCCCGATGTAAGTGACAAAACTCGCAAAAAAGTCAATATAGCCATTGAACTATTGAAATATCAACCGAATGTGGTGGCACGCGGACTTGTAAAACGCCGTTCATGGACGGTAGGGGTGCTGCTCACAGTTCCTTTTACCAATCCGTTTGTTTCGGAATTGCTGGAAGGAATCAAGACAGCACTGGAGAATAGCGGTTATGATCTGGTCCGTTTGTCCACGCGGTTCGACGATCCGGGATACTCGTTTATTAAACATTGCCGCAGCCGGAATGTGGATGGCGTTGTTGTGTTCGGAGAAGGAAGAGACAACAAAAGTATCGAGGAATTGGTTCAAGCCGAGATTCCGACCATGTTTATTGACACGGATTTGTTTGGCAAACGTGCCGGATATATTACTACGGATAACTCCAATGCGATTGCAATGAGTGTTAAGCATCTGCATGAGTTGGGTCATCGCAAGATTGCCTATATCTCGGGTACACTTGGCCCCGCCGTAGCCAATCTTCGGTTGGAAGGCTACCGTGAAGGATTGCGCGAATGCGGTATTCCGTATTCAACCGTGTATCTGGAAGTATGTGATTACTCCTTTGAAGAGGGGGGCAAGGCTGCACGGCGATTGCTGGCATTGAAGGATCAACCAACAGGGATCGTCTGCGCTTCAGACATGGCCGCATTCGGTGCGATTCATGAGATTGAGAAACACGGTCTAAGCGTACCTGAAGACATTTCCGTCGTTGGCTTTGACAATACGTATTACGCTCAGGTATTTAAACCGGGGTTAACCACGATTAATCAAAACATCTATTCGATCGGCATCAAGTCGATTGAGTATCTGATTGCAATGATTGAAAATCCCGATTATTCACCGCCGGTAATTACGGAGCCTTCCAATCTGGTTGTCCGGCAGACCACTGCACCTGTCAAAGGGTAA
- a CDS encoding EAL domain-containing protein, whose amino-acid sequence MEHLHGTYNLELVVLSYIIAALASYAALDLAGRVSLAKGISRRVWLASGAMSMGLGIWSMHFVGMLAFVLPMHVSYSMDKVVLSVLLAVAASGIALHIAGRKSGNVRQIVAAGLLMTAGITSMHYVGMAAMSVPISYEADIVLASVLIAAGASFAALWLMFYLSQHRTRFTWVYKLGSGLIMGLGITGMHYTGMAAAQFHQHSHAQMVNSMMQIEPGLLAYLVAAGTFLTLGLTLFGIYINQRMSIKDQRIRENEQWYQALYENHSDAIISVNNEGIVKGVNAAVTRITGYPERLVIHRSLDEILKHIDIHWSSHELQSVDLSGASLEQRYYTASMKGMDGQHLDLSISVVPVLIEGTDVGSHILIKDITEEKQAQEMIRHQATHDPLTGLPNRRKLDEVLAETIAASEISNHAFAVMVMDIDRFKMINDSLGHSIGDVFLREVSDRILKAIRASDPKGMDNVMLARMGGDEFTLVVMNEQGNEERVTNLAEQIVEAIQLPYRLKENDFYVTASIGIAMYPEHGTEVDTLLKHADTAMYEVKKNGKNGFQFYTTQLDSELYERIELEGYLRKALERNELLLYYQPQIRTADSRMIGVEALIRWKHPHKGILSPNVFIPIAEETGIIYDIGNWTLREACRQMKEWHASGGPLIPVSVNLSSQQFHQSNLVEQVQLALEETGLEARYLELEITESMMMDASVSTGILNQLTSLGVKISLDDFGTGYSSLSYLKHFPIHKLKIDRSFVTDITENQSDQAIVATIITMAQNLKMDVIAEGIETKGQLDILMQNDCREIQGYYFSRPLPASEVEHDFFVPLRLPGNSIILG is encoded by the coding sequence GTGGAACATCTACATGGAACGTATAACTTGGAACTGGTTGTTTTATCTTACATTATTGCTGCTCTAGCATCATATGCTGCACTTGACCTTGCTGGCCGGGTAAGCTTGGCGAAAGGAATATCCAGAAGGGTATGGCTTGCCAGCGGTGCCATGTCCATGGGACTTGGCATCTGGTCCATGCATTTTGTCGGTATGCTGGCTTTTGTTCTTCCCATGCATGTCTCCTATTCCATGGACAAAGTTGTTCTGTCCGTCCTGCTCGCAGTTGCTGCTTCAGGGATTGCGTTACACATTGCAGGCCGGAAATCGGGCAATGTGCGCCAGATTGTTGCTGCCGGTCTGCTCATGACTGCAGGTATCACCAGTATGCATTATGTGGGTATGGCTGCCATGTCCGTTCCAATCAGTTATGAGGCAGATATCGTGCTTGCTTCTGTACTCATCGCAGCAGGTGCCTCCTTTGCAGCACTATGGCTTATGTTTTATTTGAGCCAGCACCGGACACGGTTCACTTGGGTTTACAAATTGGGCAGTGGGCTCATTATGGGGCTGGGAATCACAGGTATGCATTACACAGGGATGGCCGCTGCGCAATTTCATCAGCATTCGCATGCCCAGATGGTAAATTCCATGATGCAGATTGAACCCGGGCTACTGGCATACCTGGTTGCAGCAGGTACGTTCCTTACCCTTGGACTGACACTCTTTGGCATATATATCAATCAACGAATGTCCATAAAGGATCAGCGAATTCGTGAAAATGAGCAGTGGTATCAAGCTCTGTATGAGAACCATTCAGACGCCATTATATCGGTAAACAATGAGGGAATTGTCAAAGGAGTAAATGCTGCAGTTACGCGGATTACTGGATATCCGGAGCGATTAGTCATTCATCGCTCTCTGGATGAAATATTGAAGCATATTGATATCCACTGGAGTTCCCATGAGCTTCAAAGTGTGGATTTATCGGGTGCAAGCCTTGAACAGCGTTATTATACGGCAAGTATGAAAGGGATGGATGGGCAGCATCTGGATTTAAGCATTAGCGTCGTACCTGTTTTGATCGAAGGTACCGATGTTGGCAGCCATATTCTAATCAAGGATATTACCGAGGAGAAGCAGGCTCAGGAGATGATTCGTCATCAGGCCACACATGATCCGCTTACTGGCCTGCCGAACAGACGTAAACTGGATGAGGTGCTGGCTGAAACAATTGCAGCTTCCGAAATATCCAATCATGCGTTTGCCGTGATGGTGATGGATATTGACCGTTTCAAAATGATCAATGATTCGCTGGGCCATTCCATTGGAGATGTTTTTCTGAGGGAAGTCAGCGACCGAATTCTTAAGGCAATCCGTGCATCCGATCCTAAAGGGATGGATAACGTGATGCTGGCCCGAATGGGTGGTGACGAATTCACACTGGTCGTCATGAATGAACAGGGGAATGAGGAGCGTGTGACGAACCTGGCGGAACAAATTGTTGAAGCCATCCAATTGCCGTATCGGTTAAAAGAGAATGATTTTTACGTTACAGCCAGTATCGGTATTGCCATGTACCCGGAGCATGGAACGGAAGTGGATACCCTGTTGAAGCATGCGGACACCGCCATGTATGAAGTCAAAAAAAATGGCAAAAACGGATTTCAGTTCTATACTACACAACTTGATTCGGAATTGTATGAGCGTATTGAGCTGGAGGGATACCTGCGCAAAGCGCTCGAACGCAATGAATTGCTCCTGTATTACCAGCCGCAGATTCGCACAGCAGATAGCCGGATGATCGGTGTGGAAGCCCTGATTCGCTGGAAGCATCCACACAAGGGGATTTTGTCACCAAACGTGTTCATTCCCATTGCAGAGGAAACGGGTATCATTTATGACATTGGGAACTGGACGCTGCGGGAAGCTTGCAGGCAGATGAAAGAATGGCATGCTAGCGGCGGTCCGTTGATTCCGGTATCGGTAAACCTGTCCAGCCAGCAATTTCATCAGTCCAACCTCGTGGAGCAGGTTCAGCTTGCTCTGGAGGAAACAGGGCTGGAAGCTCGCTACCTGGAACTTGAAATCACGGAAAGCATGATGATGGATGCTTCAGTCTCAACAGGCATACTGAATCAGCTTACTTCCCTCGGAGTCAAGATTAGCCTGGATGATTTCGGTACAGGGTACAGCTCGCTGAGTTACCTGAAGCATTTTCCGATTCATAAGCTGAAGATCGACCGTTCGTTTGTTACAGACATCACCGAGAATCAGAGTGACCAGGCAATTGTGGCAACGATTATCACCATGGCACAGAATCTGAAGATGGACGTTATTGCAGAAGGCATTGAGACCAAAGGACAACTCGATATCCTGATGCAGAATGACTGCCGGGAAATTCAGGGATACTACTTCAGCCGTCCTCTGCCAGCAAGTGAAGTGGAGCATGATTTTTTTGTTCCGCTGCGCCTGCCGGGAAATTCCATCATTCTTGGATAA